A stretch of DNA from Coccidioides posadasii str. Silveira chromosome 4, complete sequence:
TCCGTCGAGGGCCGCGATACAATGAGTGCCAATGCCTGGATGGTCTTTCCAAGGCCCATGTCATCAGCTAGTATACCTCCTTTATTGGAGCCTTCTTCCATTGCTTTCATCCACGCTAGACCGTATTTCTGATGGTCCATTAGCGTGTACTTCATAGCTTCAGGCGTACTTTCACCGTTACACTTGAGATCTTTGTCTGGGCGGATATTCTCTAGAAGGTTTTGCAATTCCTTTTTCATTTCAGTGTGGTCGGAGGCACCGTCATAACTGGGCACTGACGATCTATATGGAAGTCTCAGTCAGCAATCGGGAAAGCAGGTAAAGTAGGCTAAAAACGAAAGGCAACATTCAAGTGGCCTCACCCTAGGCGGTTGAACAGATCGCTCGAAACATTTGGCCAATCCGGCGGTGCCGTCTGGGAGAATTTGGCAGAGTCATGGCTATCCAACGAGTATGGGTTATGGATAGTTGTAGAACTAGGAAAGGCTCCAGGCATTTGAGCGTATTGTCGATACCTTTCAACCGTGGATGCCATGCTCGGGGAAACACCGTGCGTGGGTGAGGAACCAGTGAGGTCGCAGACTTGCTGGTGTGGTTGGAGGTGATGATGGTTGTAATGCATCATGCCATGACTCAATGACGTCGCATTGTAGTGATCTAGTCGAGTTTCCTGGTTGATTGAAGAAGTGAGGTCGATGATATCCAGGTGAACGTCAGCAGCAGTCCGAACCGCGGGGTTTCGAGGTCTATGACTGACGATCGGCTGTTGTTCCCTTGAATGAGGCGATAGGGACGTGAAGGGAATAATCGGCCGCGGTGGAAAATGCTGCAGATCCCTTGTTGACTGGACTGGAGGACGACTGGGCGACGGTTGTGGTGGGGACTCTGGTTCGTACAGGCTCTCTTGGAGAGCTCTGGCTAGAGCTTCATCACGGCGTTCTTGATCTCTGCGCTTCTCAAGCCACCGTTCTGCTTCAAATGCCTCCCGCTCAATTGTCAAAAGGTCCTCATCTTCAGATAATCCCAGCTCATGGAGCAGGTTACTCCGCTCCCTCCCGGCTGAGTTCATCTTCACTTGTCTTTAGTTGGGCTTGTCGCTCAGCCTTTTTTGAGGCCTGGGATGTGATTCTGAAACCTGGTAGGGTTATTCTGCTCAATCAACAACACCCTGGGTTCTTACTTGATGCTTAGATTGCAGTACGGGTCGCCACATCATTGCCTTGTGCCCATCAGGGTGTTGCCGGAGCGGCCAAAGGTGAGCTCTCAACAGGCTTCAGCCGCGCGATATCGGAATGCGTCAGGGGTTCGCGCGTCCCATACTATCGATTAGGCTCCACCGCGGATATACTAACCGTTAAAGGTCTAGCCGGTCTTGGCAGAAGCTTAGTAATTGGATCTAGCTAATCCGGAATAGGAATGGATTGCTTGGGAATTTCACGTCCGTCAAACCCTAGAGATCGCGCCAGTGAAGTAACCAGTAGCATCCAAAATCTGATGGATGACTGCTGGACGGAGTAGATCggcatcttctttcttatcTCCATTTTCTCCTCCTTATTAACTCCCTTTGCCTTGTTTTCATCTCCCTCATTCACTCCTCTGTGGATGCTGACAAGAAGGACGAGTGCATCATAGGGAAAAGCACGTCCCTATTTCCCCATATCTACGGCTACCTCACAGCCAGCGACAATATGCTTAGAGCTCCGtttcttcttgttgaataCATAGAAAGGAACCCCCTTTGTTCTACAAATATACAAGGCCTGGAGAGAATTGGAGGAAAACAACGGGCGATGTTTGCATCCAACTTTATCAGCCAACGGTTCGACCGAGTTGCAGCGCTTAGCCTTGATGAGAATAGCAATTGGATATTTGAGAATAGCCGTCCGCTAACCATTGACATCCATGGGTGAAAGCTAGCGGATTGATACTTATCGTCTTACTCTTGATCTCACATTCGATTCCATAGTAGTTTATGTTTACATCCAATGATCTTCACTGTGGCCGGGTTGGTATTATAATGAGGATGATACCTGATGGTACTGCTATAGCATCTGTGCACGTCAGTGCATCTTGGTGGGGTGGGTTAAACATGAATACAAACATGGATTTTTACCATGATTTATGGGGGCCTTCGCCCCGAATATCATTATTGACAGCAACTTGAACATCTCAATTCTTGACTAGGAATAGTATCATACTATTCTAGTTCAAATGTTTGTTCCTCCATCTTAGCTTAGCAACCAAGGGGTTCCTCGGATTTCAGAAGATATCTCCTCCCATTGCTACCTTGCTGCGGTGTATACAACTTTACTGCAAATCAGGAGAATCTGTTTCGCGATCCCAACAAGCTGCTGTTGAAAGATGTCTCGCTAGCAGCACCTTGGAAGCCCATGAAAGGATCTGAAGAAGCTATAACTCCTCTTAAGCTATTGGCGCCTCATTATTTCAGGAAAACATATTAGGATACTTTAGTCCAGTGTTTTCATAGTCGGAAGAGTGAGGAGCGCATACAAGTTGTTTTCGGTGTTCGAGCTCCTGATCGACGAGCTGTGGAGGAAACGATGAAGGAGTCTGAGCCCTTTAAGGAGGAGAATCAAGAGCTGGCCATAGAGCAGAGACCAAGCATATTGATAAAGCCATCTGAAGAATTATCTTAATTGACCAAAGCATTGACAATATTTGGACAAAGTGAACATAAAAGACACGAAGTCATGTTCCGAACAATGTTTAGTATCGCGAATGTGTCCATCGCCAGATTCACCACCTAAAATACCGACCATGCACTGATAATGTCATCGAAAGGCATGGACTAGCAAAGCAATGGTCGTTGATAGGATTTAGCATAAATCTGCCGTGTACATCAGCAGCCGGAAGTTGAAAAAAGCGAGTCAAGGAATTATCGATCGCACTACTAGATCTGCTTTGGCTTTTCGAAACTTAGCCCTTTCTCCTGCAACTTGCACCTCGGTGATGAAACCGTTTTCTTGTTTGAGATGGCCTTGATATCATCGAGAAGTTGTTGCTTGCCAGTAGCCATTTCGTAAACATGGTTGGGTAACTTAACTACTTACTAAATAATAAACTCAGCAGATGCGAGATGCAGCTGCTCGCTACTGTGACTGCTTTTGGCTAACCTGCTGAACTTCATAGATCCCGGGCCCAACAGCAGCATGTGCGCGTGGCAATGCAGGCTGCAGGCACCGAGAATGGAGGGTTGCCATTAGGAAATGCAGAAGCCCGTGAAACGGGTTGATTAACAATCTGCAGCACAGAGCATTCTCTCGAGCAAGCTCGCCATGACATACTGTGGTTTATGTCTTTTGTattccgtactccgtactgggGTAACACAAAAGAATATTCCCCATGCGTCATCCTCAAATGTCCCAACAAGTTACTAACGAGCAAAGCTCCCCATGACCCTGCCAAGTCCTGCTATTATAGTTCCATACCTTGCGAAGTGGAGATGTTGGCAATGATGCAGCGCACCCAACCGCCGCGCGGCACCCCGCGGAGTGCCTTTCTCTCCATCCATCATTGCAGATCAAGAAGAGAACCGGTGACGGAAAATCAACAGAGGCATCTGGATGGTGACAGCTGCCCTTGGAAACCGGTCGCAATGGTTGAGTCGACATTGCCTGGGTGACTTCTGATTCTGCGCTCCCATCGGCACCGTTGGCTAGTTCAACCCACGGCCCATAGGCAACCACATACTCTTTCGTACCCCGTATCCGAACACTCTGCGTGCGTTTTCAAAACCCGCATCCCCAGACAAGTTGCAGAGACTCAGCGCCCGTGCGCCCTGCGGCCTTTCTCCACAGAGACGTCCATCTATGATCAGTATGAGCACCGTCGACCCGTCCAAATCATCCCTCTCAAGCGATCAGCCCGTCGCCCAAACGGCCCATTTTCAGCTGCAACCCAGCGCCGGTCCTGATGGAAGCAGAGACGCTAGCTCCAGCGGAGCACCGCCCAACGAGAGCGCCTCCGGCCACGTCCCACGCCCGAAACGGATAGCATGTATGGTTTGTAGGAGAAGAAAGCTACGTTGCGATGGGAGGAAGCCTAGCTGTGGAAATTGTGCCCGTCTGGGCCATGACTGCACATACAACGAGACGAGGAAAAAGAGCGGTCCCAAAAGGGGTTATGTTAAGCAGTTAGAGGCCAGGTTAGGTACGCTCTCTCAGTTGCGGACTTATCAAAATGAACGCGCTCTGGTCCTGTGCTAACATGGAGCCCGATTTCTACCTCCAGCCCAAGTTGAGACTCTTCTCAAAGGACAGGATGCAACCGACAGTTCGCCAAATTCCACGTCTGCACGGGACATACCTTTTCAGGGCTCGTTACAAAGTAAAATCCCGGAGCTGTCTGTCGGGTCCACTTCTGCGGCACAAGGGCCAGCCATCCCGCTTTCTCCGTTCGTAGACTTGGCTTCAAATGCCTCCGGCCTTGTTGAGCCCAGTTTACAGATAGGGGGAGACGCTTCCTGGGAAATGATAGGCCTCGGGTTGGAGGAGTCTCTTCCCGGACCGGAAATCATTGATGATCTGTATGTCTGCGCCCTTTTATTTTACATTGAAATCGTTCCGACCAAGCGGCTGAATCGTTCAGAACCGAGATCTATTTCCAAAAAATCCACCCGTCGTATCCCATGATCCATAAACCTCGCTATCATGCCGCCATGAATCTCTCTCCGTTGATGCGCCCCCCAATTTGTCTGCGATATATAATGTGGGCTCACGCAGCCGCCTGCACGGAGCGATATGAATCACTCCATCAGATATTTTATCAGCGTGCGCGGAAATATATCCAGCTCGATGAGATGAAGGGGCTTGGCGAGTCGGTCATATCTGCTGCGCACGCTCAATGCTGGAATTTAATCGGGAGTTATGAATTCAAGATGATGTATTTCCCCCGAGCTTGGTTGAGTTCGGGCAGAGCTATGCGACTCTCAATAATGATGGGACTGCATAGGCAGGATGGCGCTGGCTTAGACGTGAAGCAGTGCATACCAGCGCCTCGTGATTGGACCGAGCGGGAGGAACGGAGGCGGACATTTTGGATAGCATTTTGCCAGGATCGTTACGCTTCAGTGGGGACAGGGTGGCCGATGGCGGTGGATGAAAGAGATGTAGGTTCTCTTCGAAAATTTGCTGTAGTTCTCGTGTTTAAGCTAATCATCTCTTCGGTCAGATTTTGACGCATCTTCCCGCTTCAGATGAAGCATTTCTCAACTGCCGAACACAAAAGACGTCGTCGCTTCCAGACGCTTTATCCGGCCAAGCTACGTCAACGCTCTCTCCTCTGGCTGCCGTGGTGGTAATCACCTGTCATCTCGGTAGGAATCTCCACCATCTCCACCGTCCATCAGCCAACGACAAAGACCACGACCTCTACGGGGAGTTTTGGAAGCGTCACCGGGCACTGGATAATATTATTCTTAATacatctctctctcttcctaGCCACCTGCGCCTGCCTGAAGGAATTAACGACCCAAATGTCGCCTTCTGCAACATGTGCATTCATACGTCGACCATCTGCCTCCATCAGGCCGCCATCTTCAAAGCAGAAAAGAATAACATACCTCCTCAGATCGCTGCCGAGAGTAAGCGCCGTTGTATAATTGCAGCAGACCAGATCACCAATATCATGAAGATGATAAGTCATCTTGACTTGACACTCGTAAGTGTGTTTGCCCGGCCTCCAAGAACAGTCGGGCGCCTAACAGGTGTAAAACAGATGAACCCGTTCCTCGCATTTTGCCTTTATGTCGCAGCGCGAGTTTTCGTCCAATATCTCAAGTCACGATCCGAAGACCTAACTGTTCGCTCGTCACTGCAGTTCCTAATCTCCGCTATGAATGCATTAAAAGTGAAGAATCCACTTACGCAGTCATTCCTTGTTCAGTTGGAGTTTGATCTTGAAACCTCTAATTTGGGAATCCTGGCGAATGCGTGCTCCGGGAACCAATATGGCGCGTTTGCGAACTCGGTTTCGGTATGTTTCCAAATTTATGATCATCATCTATCACTCAAAGAATCGCGGCTAACCTATAGAAGGGCAAGGGTCAAAGTGACTTGGGTGGTAACGCGCCCGGAAATACAGAAGATTCGCTGCACGCAGCCAATGGCTCTAAAATGCAATATCCTCGGTCTGGATTTCCACCTGACGCCTCTCTACCTTCTCGCCGGAAGCCTACCACCCAGCAACAGGCTCATCAGCAACTGTCACATTCAGCCCCGTATTACCCGTCAAACGACACTCAACCCTCTGGCAACTCTCCCTTTCCTATTTTAACCGATGAACAATTGCGAGCATTCGTTATGGAAATGGATATTCCCACAGACATGAGTACGACGAGCGACCGTCAACAATCTACATCTGACCATTCAACT
This window harbors:
- a CDS encoding uncharacterized protein (EggNog:ENOG410PMB5~COG:K~TransMembrane:1 (o549-569i)~BUSCO:1695at33183), whose protein sequence is MISMSTVDPSKSSLSSDQPVAQTAHFQLQPSAGPDGSRDASSSGAPPNESASGHVPRPKRIACMVCRRRKLRCDGRKPSCGNCARLGHDCTYNETRKKSGPKRGYVKQLEARLAQVETLLKGQDATDSSPNSTSARDIPFQGSLQSKIPELSVGSTSAAQGPAIPLSPFVDLASNASGLVEPSLQIGGDASWEMIGLGLEESLPGPEIIDDLTEIYFQKIHPSYPMIHKPRYHAAMNLSPLMRPPICLRYIMWAHAAACTERYESLHQIFYQRARKYIQLDEMKGLGESVISAAHAQCWNLIGSYEFKMMYFPRAWLSSGRAMRLSIMMGLHRQDGAGLDVKQCIPAPRDWTEREERRRTFWIAFCQDRYASVGTGWPMAVDERDILTHLPASDEAFLNCRTQKTSSLPDALSGQATSTLSPLAAVVVITCHLGRNLHHLHRPSANDKDHDLYGEFWKRHRALDNIILNTSLSLPSHLRLPEGINDPNVAFCNMCIHTSTICLHQAAIFKAEKNNIPPQIAAESKRRCIIAADQITNIMKMISHLDLTLMNPFLAFCLYVAARVFVQYLKSRSEDLTVRSSLQFLISAMNALKVKNPLTQSFLVQLEFDLETSNLGILANACSGNQYGAFANSVSGKGQSDLGGNAPGNTEDSLHAANGSKMQYPRSGFPPDASLPSRRKPTTQQQAHQQLSHSAPYYPSNDTQPSGNSPFPILTDEQLRAFVMEMDIPTDMSTTSDRQQSTSDHSTPNTHQTSNSSLSPHNLDHPSPPKHMHQSSQSRAYLSTPSPNLTNLDASVPSRVSSFSDSTSNTPFSFPASWNYSQEKSTIQSQSQAQSQSTQGEGSLPSNVNATTVTSGTIELMSLDDLTWMQDGAGGVLDWNNWQSH